The following proteins are encoded in a genomic region of Musa acuminata AAA Group cultivar baxijiao chromosome BXJ2-11, Cavendish_Baxijiao_AAA, whole genome shotgun sequence:
- the LOC135627928 gene encoding probable polygalacturonase: MLSQDARLRHLHRYRRRLLVALLSHRTLLAVLWTVLFSAVVVWQSGAVGRLGLLRRRAPPPRPCPRLRPTVFNLSDFGGVGDGVTLNTQAFEKAVEAIMEFGGSGGGQLNVPPGMWLTGPFNLTSHMTLFLAEGAVIMGIEDYKHWTLMPPLPSYGQGRELKGPRYGSLIHGQNLRDVVITGYNGTINGQGQTWWRRYRQGLLEHTRGPLVQLMWSRDIVISNITLQDSPFWTLHPYDCRNVTISNVTIMAPLYDAPNTDGIDPDSCEDMVIENSYISVGDDGIAIKSGWDRYGIAYGRPSTNILVKNVVLRSKMSAGVSIGSEMSGGISNIKFENILVWDSRRGVRIKTAPGRGGYIHNISYSNLTFNNLSAGIVIKTDYNEHPDDGFDPKAIPTIRNLTFRGVYGNNVRIPVQIQGSKEILVRGISFQDIQVGLSYKKKRTFRCSYVEGYAVGPIFPAPCDSLDRYDENGRLVKRSIIQQNVTDTDYEI; the protein is encoded by the exons ATGCTCTCCCAGGACGCCAGGCTCCGCCACCTTCACCGCTACCGGCGGCGACTCCTCGTGGCTCTCCTGTCGCATCGTACCCTCCTTGCGGTGCTGTGGACCGTGCTGTTCTCCGCGGTCGTCGTGTGGCAGAGCGGCGCCGTCGGCCGCCTCGGGTTATTGCGGCGGCGGGCGCCGCCGCCGAGGCCGTGCCCCCGGCTCCGGCCTACGGTCTTCAATCTGTCGGATTTTGGGGGAGTCGGGGATGGTGTCACATTGAACACCCAGGCATTTGAGAAAGCGGTGGAGGCCATCATGGAGTTTGGGGGAAGCGGCGGCGGGCAGCTCAACGTACCACCGGGAATGTGGCTCACTGGTCCCTTTAATCTAACTAGCCACATGACGCTGTTCCTCGCCGAAGGGGCCGTGATTATGGGGATTGAG GATTATAAGCATTGGACCTTAATGCCTCCACTGCCATCATATGGACAAGGGAGGGAATTGAAAGGGCCTCGATACGGAAGTCTGATTCATGGACAAAATCTTCGGGATGTGGTTATAACAG GATATAACGGTACCATAAATGGACAAGGTCAAACATGGTGGCGAAGATATCGTCAAGGACTTCTGGAACACACCAGAGGACCTCTTGTGCAGCTTATGTGGTCCAGAGATATTGTAATTTCTAATATAACTTTACAAGATTCTCCTTTTTGGACACTACATCCCTATGACTGCAGGAATGTTACTATTTCAAATGTAACAATTATGGCCCCCCTTTACGATGCTCCAAACACAGATGGCATAGATCCTG ATTCATGTGAGGACATGGTAATAGAGAACAGTTACATTTCTGTAGGTGATGATGGAATAGCAATTAAGAGTGGTTGGGACCGGTATGGAATTGCCTATGGACGACCATCAACAAACATATTAGTTAAGAATGTTGTTCTACGCTCCAAGATGAG TGCTGGAGTATCAATAGGAAGTGAGATGTCTGGTGGCATCTCGAATATCAAGTTTGAAAACATCCTTGTTTGGGACTCACGGCGTGGTGTGAGGATCAAGACTGCTCCTGGGAGGGGTGGATACATTCACAACATCTCCTATAGCAACCTAACCTTCAATAATCTGAGTGCTGGTATCGTGATCAAGACCGACTACAATGAGCACCCTGATGATGGCTTTGATCCCAAAGCCATTCCGACAATCAGGAACTTGACCTTCCGTGGAGTTTATGGTAATAATGTCCGCATTCCAGTCCAGATCCAAGGCAGTAAGGAGATTCTTGTGAGAGGCATCAGCTTCCAGGATATACAGGTGGGTCTTTCCTACAAAAAGAAGCGAACTTTCCGTTGCTCTTATGTAGAGGGATATGCGGTCGGTCCAATCTTCCCAGCACCATGTGACAGCCTTGACCGGTACGATGAGAATGGACGGTTAGTTAAGCGTTCaataatacaacaaaatgttaccgACACAGATTATGAGATATAG
- the LOC135627925 gene encoding oligouridylate-binding protein 1-like isoform X1, which yields MQQQRLKQQQALMQQALLLQQQQQQQQQQQQQSLYPHPGLLAAPQIEPVLSGNLPPGFDPSTCRSVYVGNVHLQVTEALLQEVFQSTGLVEGCKLIRKEKSSFGFVDYYDRRSAALAIIALNGRQLFGQPIKVNWAYASGQREDTSGHYNIFVGDLSPEVTDATLFACFSVYPSCSDARVMWDQKTGRSRGFGFVSFRNQQDAQSAINDLTGKWLGSRQIRCNWATKGANASEDKQNSDSKSVVDLANASAEDGQENTNDDGPESNPQFTTVYVGNLAHEVTQLDLHRHFHSLGAGVIEEVRIQRDKGFGFVRYSNHSEAALAIQMGNGRILCGKPIKCSWGSKPTPPGTASTPLPPPASASFSGLTATDLLSYDRASLLGKMTASEALMYAQSQQALKQAAMGMGAGASQAIYDGGFQNVNAAQQFMYY from the exons ATGCAGCAGCAGAGGCTGAAGCAGCAGCAGGCTTTGATGCAGCAAGCCCTCCTCctccagcagcaacagcagcagcagcagcagcaacagcaacagtCCCTTTACCCCCACCCCGGCCTCTTGGCCGCCCCTCAG ATAGAGCCTGTCCTAAGTGGGAATCTGCCTCCTGGATTTGATCCAAGCACATGTCGCAGTGT GTATGTAGGCAATGTTCATCTTCAGGTTACTGAGGCTCTTCTTCAAGAGGTTTTCCAAAGTACGGGCCTTGTTGAAGGATGCAAGCTCATTAGGAAAGAGAAG TCATCCTTTGGCTTTGTTGATTATTATGACCGCCGATCAGCTGCACTTGCAATCATAGCACTGAATGGGAGGCAGCT GTTTGGCCAACCCATTAAAGTTAATTGGGCATATGCCAGTGGGCAAAGAGAGGACACATCAG GCCATTACAACATCTTTGTTGGTGATCTTAGCCCTGAAGTTACAGATGCCACCTTATTTGCCTGCTTTTCTGTGTATCCAAGCTGCTC AGATGCGAGGGTCATGTGGGACCAAAAAACTGGGCGTTCAAGAGGCTTTGGTTTTGTTTCTTTCAGGAATCAACAG GATGCTCAAAGTGCGATAAATGACTTAACTG GCAAGTGGCTTGGCAGTCGGCAGATCCGTTGTAACTGGGCTACCAAGGGAGCTAATGCTAGTGAAGACAAACAAAATTCAGATTCCAAGAGTGTGGTggatctagcaaatgcatctgcTG AAGATGGGCAAGAGAACACAAACGATGATGGCCCAGAGAGTAACCCACAATTCACAACTGTCTATGTGGGTAACCTTGCTCACGAG GTGACTCAACTTGATCTCCACCGCCATTTCCATTCCCTTGGTGCTGGAGTGATAGAAGAAGTCCGCATACAACGTGACAAGGGATTTGGTTTTGTGAGATACAGTAATCATTCTGAAGCTGCTTTGGCTATCCAAATGGGGAATGGTCGAATTCTTTGTGGAAAGCCAATCAAG TGTTCTTGGGGCAGCAAACCAACTCCACCAGGAACTGCCTCTACGCCACTGCCCCCGCCTGCCTCTGCTTCATTCTCTGGACTCACTGCAACAGACCTCTTAAGTTATGATCGTGCTTCATTGTTGGGCAAGATGACTGCCAGCGAGGCATTGATGTATGCCCAGAGTCAGCAAGCTCTGAAGCAAGCGGCAATGGGGATGGGCGCAGGTGCCAGCCAAGCCATCTACGACGGTGGGTTTCAAAACGTTAATGCAGCACAGCAGTTCATGTATTACTAG
- the LOC135627927 gene encoding 20 kDa chaperonin, chloroplastic-like: MAALQPFGCGVGARSLPSFEGLRLAPPATRTSSSYSSSSSSSVGTLGLGLKRRSLPSLVVVKAATVIAPKYSSIKPLGDRVLVKIKSSEEKTSGGILLPTTAQSKPQGGEIVAVGEGKTIGKKEINISVEVGKQVIYSKYAGTELEFNGSKHLLLKEDDIMGILDTDDIKDLKPLNDRVLIKVAEAEEKTGGGLLLTEATKDKPSIGTVIAVGPGPLDQEGNRRALKIIPGSTVMYSKYAGSEFKGADGADYIVLKASDVMAVLAAS; encoded by the exons ATGGCGGCGCTGCAGCCATTCGGATGCGGAGTAGGAGCCAGGAGCTTACCTTCTTTCGAAGGCCTTCGCCTCGCGCCACCGGCCACCCGGACCTCctcctcttattcttcttcttcttcttcttcggttggaaCCCTTGGTTTGGGGCTCAAGCGGAGGAGCCTTCCTTCCCTCGTCGTTGTCAAGGCTGCCACTGTTATCGCTCCCAAG TATTCATCCATCAAGCCATTGGGTGATAGGGTGCTAGTTAAGATCAAGTCGTCAGAGGAGAAAACCAGTGGAGGCATACTGCTTCCAACGACTGCCCAGTCAAAACCTCAAGGGGGTGAAATTGTTGCCGTTGGAGAAGGCAAAACAATTGGGAAGAAGGAAATAAACATCAGTGTCGAG GTTGGTAAACAGGTCATCTACTCAAAGTATGCAGGAACAGAGCTTGAATTCAATGGTTCTAAGCATCTTTTGTTGAAGGAAGATGACATCATGGGTATTCTTGATACTGATGATATTAAGGACCTCAAGCCACTTAACGACCGAGTTCTAATCAAG GTTGCAGAAGCTGAAGAGAAGACCGGAGGTGGCTTACTATTGACTGAGGCCACAAAAGACAAGCCTTCCATTGGGACG GTGATTGCGGTTGGCCCTGGGCCGTTGGATCAGGAGGGCAATAGAAGGGCATTGAAGATCATCCCGGGGAGCACTGTCATGTACTCCAAATATGCAGGAAGCGAGTTCAAGGGTGCTGACGGTGCTGATTACATTGTTTTGAAGGCGTCCGATGTGATGGCCGTCCTAGCTGCCTCCTAA
- the LOC135627929 gene encoding protein TIFY 10a-like has product MAEAGRKQGRTNFAVTCTLLSQYIKEKGSIADLGLGIAQDAAIGKSESVRPPTTMSVIPGADLCRGEDGAKELFPQSVDLGPAVSEDAREAARGQLTIFYGGKVLVFDNFPAEKAKDLMQLATKGNSTSQNSVSSRSVSVSYQTSTLVPITANNSLVPQVHMSRSAQPNLPDLPIARKASLQRFLEKRKDRINARSPYQVSASPELGINREDNKSWLGLGPRFSIPSLSPSSEYNR; this is encoded by the exons ATGGCCGAGGCGGGGCGGAAGCAGGGGAGGACCAACTTCGCGGTGACCTGCACTCTCCTGAGCCAGTACATCAAGGAGAAGGGCAGCATCGCCGACCTTGGACTCGGGATCGCCCAAGACGCCGCTATAG GCAAATCGGAATCGGTTCGGCCTCCGACCACCATGAGCGTGATCCCTGGGGCGGACCTCTGCCGGGGAGAGGACGGCGCCAAGGAGCTGTTCCCCCAGAGTGTTGATCTTGGCCCCGCTGTGTCGGAGGATGCAAG GGAGGCAGCAAGAGGCCAACTTACCATCTTCTATGGAGGGAAGGTGTTGGTGTTTGACAATTTCCCAGCCGAGAAGGCCAAGGATCTGATGCAGCTAGCAACCAAGGGAAACTCAACATCACAAAACTCTGTGAGCTCAAGATCCGTCTCCGTCTCCTATCAAACTTCGACCTTGGTGCCCATCACTGCCAACAATTCACTGGTTCCCCAGGTCCACATGTCGAGATCAGCACAGCCTAATCTTCCTG ATCTTCCTATTGCTAGAAAAGCTTCACTCCAACGGTTCCTCGAGAAGAGAAAGGATCG GATCAATGCAAGATCACCATATCAAGTGTCTGCCTCTCCCGAATTGGGGATTAATCGAGAGGACAACAAATCATGGCTCGGCTTGGGTCCTCGATTCTCCATTCCCAGCCTCAGTCCAAGCTCTGAGTATAACAGATAG
- the LOC135627925 gene encoding oligouridylate-binding protein 1-like isoform X2, with the protein MQQQRLKQQQALMQQALLLQQQQQQQQQQQQQSLYPHPGLLAAPQIEPVLSGNLPPGFDPSTCRSVYVGNVHLQVTEALLQEVFQSTGLVEGCKLIRKEKSSFGFVDYYDRRSAALAIIALNGRQLFGQPIKVNWAYASGQREDTSGHYNIFVGDLSPEVTDATLFACFSVYPSCSDARVMWDQKTGRSRGFGFVSFRNQQDAQSAINDLTGKWLGSRQIRCNWATKGANASEDKQNSDSKSVVDLANASADGQENTNDDGPESNPQFTTVYVGNLAHEVTQLDLHRHFHSLGAGVIEEVRIQRDKGFGFVRYSNHSEAALAIQMGNGRILCGKPIKCSWGSKPTPPGTASTPLPPPASASFSGLTATDLLSYDRASLLGKMTASEALMYAQSQQALKQAAMGMGAGASQAIYDGGFQNVNAAQQFMYY; encoded by the exons ATGCAGCAGCAGAGGCTGAAGCAGCAGCAGGCTTTGATGCAGCAAGCCCTCCTCctccagcagcaacagcagcagcagcagcagcaacagcaacagtCCCTTTACCCCCACCCCGGCCTCTTGGCCGCCCCTCAG ATAGAGCCTGTCCTAAGTGGGAATCTGCCTCCTGGATTTGATCCAAGCACATGTCGCAGTGT GTATGTAGGCAATGTTCATCTTCAGGTTACTGAGGCTCTTCTTCAAGAGGTTTTCCAAAGTACGGGCCTTGTTGAAGGATGCAAGCTCATTAGGAAAGAGAAG TCATCCTTTGGCTTTGTTGATTATTATGACCGCCGATCAGCTGCACTTGCAATCATAGCACTGAATGGGAGGCAGCT GTTTGGCCAACCCATTAAAGTTAATTGGGCATATGCCAGTGGGCAAAGAGAGGACACATCAG GCCATTACAACATCTTTGTTGGTGATCTTAGCCCTGAAGTTACAGATGCCACCTTATTTGCCTGCTTTTCTGTGTATCCAAGCTGCTC AGATGCGAGGGTCATGTGGGACCAAAAAACTGGGCGTTCAAGAGGCTTTGGTTTTGTTTCTTTCAGGAATCAACAG GATGCTCAAAGTGCGATAAATGACTTAACTG GCAAGTGGCTTGGCAGTCGGCAGATCCGTTGTAACTGGGCTACCAAGGGAGCTAATGCTAGTGAAGACAAACAAAATTCAGATTCCAAGAGTGTGGTggatctagcaaatgcatctgcTG ATGGGCAAGAGAACACAAACGATGATGGCCCAGAGAGTAACCCACAATTCACAACTGTCTATGTGGGTAACCTTGCTCACGAG GTGACTCAACTTGATCTCCACCGCCATTTCCATTCCCTTGGTGCTGGAGTGATAGAAGAAGTCCGCATACAACGTGACAAGGGATTTGGTTTTGTGAGATACAGTAATCATTCTGAAGCTGCTTTGGCTATCCAAATGGGGAATGGTCGAATTCTTTGTGGAAAGCCAATCAAG TGTTCTTGGGGCAGCAAACCAACTCCACCAGGAACTGCCTCTACGCCACTGCCCCCGCCTGCCTCTGCTTCATTCTCTGGACTCACTGCAACAGACCTCTTAAGTTATGATCGTGCTTCATTGTTGGGCAAGATGACTGCCAGCGAGGCATTGATGTATGCCCAGAGTCAGCAAGCTCTGAAGCAAGCGGCAATGGGGATGGGCGCAGGTGCCAGCCAAGCCATCTACGACGGTGGGTTTCAAAACGTTAATGCAGCACAGCAGTTCATGTATTACTAG